A DNA window from Corvus hawaiiensis isolate bCorHaw1 chromosome 11, bCorHaw1.pri.cur, whole genome shotgun sequence contains the following coding sequences:
- the TRNT1 gene encoding CCA tRNA nucleotidyltransferase 1, mitochondrial: MWAELLVVPRRAGLRLLRRRHGGGGTMRLQAPQFQALFTPGLRSVAELFEKKNYELRIAGGAVRDLLSGVTPQDIDFATTATPAEMKEMFTAAGVRLINNKGEKHGTITARLHEQNFEITTLRIDVVTDGRHAEVEFTTDWHKDAERRDLTVNSMFLGLDGTLYDFFNGYEDLKSKKIRFVGKAAERIQEDYLRILRYFRFYGRIAEKPGDHEPNTLQAIRENAKGLAGISGERIWVELKKILLGNHVSHLVQLMYELDIAQYIGLPLDGNLEEFARVTKNIQNLSPKPMTALTSLFKGKDDVTNLDLRLKISKEEKNLGLFLVKHRQELTKAPGPEPLRPYQDFLMDSREANTNSKILELLKYQGEEQLLKEMQEWTVPSFPVSGHDLRKMGVSSGKEIGTALQQLREEWKKSGYHMDKEELLSCLKKL; this comes from the exons ATGTGGGCTGAGCTCTTGGTTGTGCCCCGCAGGGCCGGGCTGCGGCTGCTGCGGCGGCGGCACGGCGGGGGCGGCACCATGAGGCTGCAGGCGCCGCAGTTCCAGGCGCTCTTCACGCCGGGCCTGCGCAGCGTGGCCG aacTGTTTGAGAAGAAGAACTATGAGCTGAGAATAGCAGGAGGGGCCGTGAGGGATTTACTGAGTGGAGTGACACCACAAGACATCGATTTTGCCACCACAGCTACACCAGCAGAGATGAAGGAAATGTTCACAGCAGCGGGGGTTCGTCTGATCAataacaaaggagaaaaacacgGAACCATCACTGCCAGG CTCCATGAACAGAATTTTGAAATTACCACTCTCCGAATAGATGTTGTCACCGATGGACGGCACGCAGAGGTGGAGTTCACCACTGACTGGCACAAGGATGCTGAGAGGAGGGATCTCACTGTCAACTCCATGTTTTTAG gTTTGGATGGGACACTGTATGATTTCTTTAATGGCTATGAAGActtgaaaagcaagaaaatcagaTTTGTGGGGAAGGCAGCTGAGAGAATCCAAGAAGATTATTTACGAATCCTGAGATACTTCAG ATTTTATGGAAGAATCGCAGAGAAACCTGGAGATCATGAACCTAATACACTGCAGGCAATTAGAGAAAATGCCAAAGGCTTGGCTGGAATATCAGGAGAAAGGATTTGGgtggaactgaaaaaaattcttcttggAAACCATGTCAGTCATTTGGTTCAACTTATGTATGAGCTGGATATTGCCCAGTACATAG GGCTACCACTTGATGGGAATTTAGAGGAATTTGCCAGAGTCACTAAAAACATCCAAAATCTGTCTCCAAAACCCATGACTGCCCTGACGTCCTTGTTCAAGGGGAAAGATGATGTCACAAACCTGGACCTGAGGCTGAAAAtctccaaggaagaaaaaaaccttggcCTTTTCTTGGTGAAGCACAGGCAGGAGTTAACCAAAGCCCCGGGGCCAGAACCACTTAGACCATACCAGGACTTCCTAATGGAT TCTAGGGAAGCTAACACCAATTCCAAGATCTTGGAGCTCCTGAAGTACCAAGGAGAAGAGcagcttttgaaagaaatgcagGAGTGGACTGTGCCCTCTTTCCCTGTCAGTGGCCACGATCTGCGGAAGATGGGGGTGTCCTCGGGAAAGGAGATTGggacagcactgcagcagctgagggaggagtGGAAGAAGAGTGGGTACCACATGGATAAGGAGGAACTGCTGAGCTGCCTGAAGAAGTTGTAA
- the IL5RA gene encoding interleukin-5 receptor subunit alpha isoform X1, with product MANGMQVFLLLLWTANTPQGAGVQVFPPVNFTLTVSALAQVLIHWKPNPAQEQNNSTIRYDVKILSPVPEEYDTRRTHSVRTVALHNGFSACVRTLLLQEDLQMGSDWVKGNLPPLPGAAETSVTNLSCVTHITLPGNVSLHCTWLPGQGAPEDTEYFLFYRYGAHTEECHTYIKDKWSRNTECRFSSTQIKPGEIDNLIVIHINGSSKRAAIKPFQQLFNQNAIEKVNIPRNISISLEQNDLLATWEKPISPFHEECFEYEFYLINLKSGNKQILKISYNSFRLRIDVSSRYSIRIRANHNHICRSRGLWSDWSEVVFVGKNKLDNSIAWILTLLCVSTSCTFLLVAIICKINHVWSKLFPPIPTPSNKFRDPFPVDYERARTCTSSTETEVGSLAEDLYCSVLDDSVF from the exons ATGGCCAATGGGATGCAagttttcctgctcctcctttggACAGCAAACACACCTCAGGGTGCAGGAG TTCAGGTTTTCCCACCTGTTAACTTCACCCTCACAGTCTCTGCATTAGCACAAGTGCTGATACACTGGAAACCAAACCCTGCTCAAGAACAAAACAACTCCACCATTAGATATGATGTGAAAATCCTGAGCCCAGTGCCTGAAGAG TATGACACCAGGAGGACTCACAGTGTCCGAACAGTGGCGCTTCACAACGGCTTCTCCGCATGTGTCCGGACCCTGCTCCTCCAGGAGGACCTTCAGATGGGCAGTGACTGGGTGAAGGGAAACCTCCCACCTCTGCCAG gtgctgcagagaCCTCTGTCACTAACTTGTCCTGTGTCACTCACATCACCCTTCCTGGCAATGTCTCTCTCCATTGCACTTGGCTCCCTGGCCAAGGGGCACCAGAAGACACCGAGTACTTTCTGTTTTACAG GTATGGGGCACACACTGAGGAGTGTCACACTTACATCAAGGACAAGTGGAGCAGGAATACTGAGTGCAGATTTTCAAGTACTCAGATTAAACCTGGGGAGATTGACAACCTCATTGTCATACACATTAATGGCTCCAGCAAACGTGCTGCAATCAAGCCTTTTCAGCAGTTATTTAACCAAAATGCCATCG AGAAAGTGAATATTCCCAGAAATATCAGCATATCCCTGGAGCAAAATGATCTCCTGGCCACGTGGGAGAAGCCAATTTCTCCTTTCCATGAGGAATGTTTTGAATATGAATTTTATCTCATCAACCTGAAGTCAGGTAACAAGCAG ATACTGAAAATCTCCTACAACAGCTTCCGACTGCGGATTGATGTCAGCAGCAGGTATTCCATAAGGATAAGGGCCAACCACAACCACATCTGTCGTTCCAGAGGGTTGTGGAGTGACTGGAGTGAAGTCGTTTTTGTTG ggaaaaataaactgGATAATTCCATAGCCTGGATTCTCACTCTGCTTTGTGTGTCCACGTCCTGCACATTCCTGCTTGTTGCTATAATATGCAAAAT AAACCACGTATGGAGCAAACTGTTCCCACCCATCCCAACGCCCAGCAACAAATTCCGAGATCCCTTCCCAGTTGACTACGag AGAGCACGGACCTGCACCAGCTCCACGGAGACTGAGGTGGGCAGCCTGGCTGAAGACCTCTACTGCAGCGTCCTCGATGACTCCGTGTTCTGA
- the IL5RA gene encoding interleukin-5 receptor subunit alpha isoform X2, producing MANGMQVFLLLLWTANTPQGAGVQVFPPVNFTLTVSALAQVLIHWKPNPAQEQNNSTIRYDVKILSPVPEEYDTRRTHSVRTVALHNGFSACVRTLLLQEDLQMGSDWVKGNLPPLPGAAETSVTNLSCVTHITLPGNVSLHCTWLPGQGAPEDTEYFLFYRYGAHTEECHTYIKDKWSRNTECRFSSTQIKPGEIDNLIVIHINGSSKRAAIKPFQQLFNQNAIEKVNIPRNISISLEQNDLLATWEKPISPFHEECFEYEFYLINLKSGNKQILKISYNSFRLRIDVSSRYSIRIRANHNHICRSRGLWSDWSEVVFVGKNKLDNSIAWILTLLCVSTSCTFLLVAIICKINLQKRTEPF from the exons ATGGCCAATGGGATGCAagttttcctgctcctcctttggACAGCAAACACACCTCAGGGTGCAGGAG TTCAGGTTTTCCCACCTGTTAACTTCACCCTCACAGTCTCTGCATTAGCACAAGTGCTGATACACTGGAAACCAAACCCTGCTCAAGAACAAAACAACTCCACCATTAGATATGATGTGAAAATCCTGAGCCCAGTGCCTGAAGAG TATGACACCAGGAGGACTCACAGTGTCCGAACAGTGGCGCTTCACAACGGCTTCTCCGCATGTGTCCGGACCCTGCTCCTCCAGGAGGACCTTCAGATGGGCAGTGACTGGGTGAAGGGAAACCTCCCACCTCTGCCAG gtgctgcagagaCCTCTGTCACTAACTTGTCCTGTGTCACTCACATCACCCTTCCTGGCAATGTCTCTCTCCATTGCACTTGGCTCCCTGGCCAAGGGGCACCAGAAGACACCGAGTACTTTCTGTTTTACAG GTATGGGGCACACACTGAGGAGTGTCACACTTACATCAAGGACAAGTGGAGCAGGAATACTGAGTGCAGATTTTCAAGTACTCAGATTAAACCTGGGGAGATTGACAACCTCATTGTCATACACATTAATGGCTCCAGCAAACGTGCTGCAATCAAGCCTTTTCAGCAGTTATTTAACCAAAATGCCATCG AGAAAGTGAATATTCCCAGAAATATCAGCATATCCCTGGAGCAAAATGATCTCCTGGCCACGTGGGAGAAGCCAATTTCTCCTTTCCATGAGGAATGTTTTGAATATGAATTTTATCTCATCAACCTGAAGTCAGGTAACAAGCAG ATACTGAAAATCTCCTACAACAGCTTCCGACTGCGGATTGATGTCAGCAGCAGGTATTCCATAAGGATAAGGGCCAACCACAACCACATCTGTCGTTCCAGAGGGTTGTGGAGTGACTGGAGTGAAGTCGTTTTTGTTG ggaaaaataaactgGATAATTCCATAGCCTGGATTCTCACTCTGCTTTGTGTGTCCACGTCCTGCACATTCCTGCTTGTTGCTATAATATGCAAAAT TAACCTCCAAAAAAGAACAGAACCATTCTGA